In the Pseudothauera hydrothermalis genome, one interval contains:
- the fmt gene encoding methionyl-tRNA formyltransferase, with protein MSALQVAFAGTPEFAAQALAAILDAGFAVPLVLTQPDRPAGRGMKLTASPVKQLAQARGLAVDQPERLRTPAQRAALQAAAPDVLVVAAYGLLLPPEVLTLPRLGCINIHASLLPRWRGAAPIHRAIQAGDRHSGITIMQMDEGLDTGPILLARSIPILPEDTTGSLHDRLAALGADLVVEALHRLPEGLPATPQPREGVTYAAKISKAEAALDWCRPAAELARAVRAFNPFPGAQGRLGGTTIKIWQAQPADLSGEPGKVLASSPEGIVVACGEGALRLTELQRPGARRMTVREFLAGFPVSVGDRFAIAAD; from the coding sequence ATGTCTGCACTGCAGGTTGCCTTTGCCGGCACCCCGGAATTTGCCGCCCAGGCGCTTGCCGCCATCCTGGATGCCGGTTTTGCCGTGCCGCTGGTCCTGACCCAGCCCGACCGTCCGGCCGGGCGGGGCATGAAGCTGACCGCCAGTCCGGTCAAACAGCTGGCGCAGGCGCGCGGCTTGGCGGTCGATCAACCCGAGCGCCTGCGCACGCCAGCGCAGCGCGCCGCGCTGCAGGCCGCGGCACCCGACGTGTTGGTGGTGGCCGCCTATGGTTTGTTGCTGCCGCCCGAGGTGTTGACGCTGCCACGCCTGGGGTGCATCAACATCCACGCCTCGCTGCTGCCGCGCTGGCGGGGAGCTGCGCCTATCCACCGGGCCATCCAAGCCGGCGACCGGCACAGCGGCATCACCATCATGCAGATGGACGAGGGCCTGGATACCGGGCCCATTCTGCTTGCCCGCAGCATCCCCATCCTGCCCGAGGACACCACCGGCAGCCTGCATGACCGCCTGGCCGCGCTGGGTGCGGACCTGGTGGTCGAGGCCCTGCACCGCCTGCCCGAGGGGTTGCCGGCCACCCCGCAGCCGCGCGAAGGCGTCACCTATGCCGCCAAAATCAGTAAAGCCGAAGCTGCGCTGGACTGGTGCCGCCCGGCGGCGGAACTGGCCCGCGCGGTGCGGGCCTTCAATCCTTTCCCGGGGGCACAGGGGCGCTTGGGCGGCACCACCATCAAGATCTGGCAGGCGCAGCCGGCCGATCTCAGCGGCGAGCCGGGGAAAGTGCTGGCCAGCAGCCCAGAGGGTATCGTGGTGGCATGTGGGGAGGGCGCTTTGCGGCTCACCGAATTGCAACGCCCAGGCGCCCGCCGCATGACAGTGCGGGAATTTCTGGCCGGATTTCCGGTCTCTGTGGGCGACCGCTTTGCTATCGCAGCGGATTGA
- the def gene encoding peptide deformylase, which translates to MALLPILRYPDPRLHTRAEPVTVIDDEIRTLVRDMAETMYEAPGIGLAATQVNVHKRVVVIDVSEDRSALMAFINPEIIERHGEQVCEEGCLSVPGIYEKVTRAERVKVRALNGEGQPFELEAEGLLAVCIQHELDHLDGKVFVEYLSPLKLSRIKTKLAKKARITA; encoded by the coding sequence ATGGCCCTCTTACCCATCCTTCGCTATCCCGATCCCCGGTTGCATACCCGGGCCGAGCCCGTTACCGTCATCGATGACGAGATCCGCACGCTGGTGCGCGACATGGCCGAAACCATGTACGAGGCGCCGGGCATCGGTCTGGCCGCCACCCAGGTCAACGTGCACAAACGGGTGGTGGTCATCGACGTGTCGGAAGACCGTTCGGCGCTGATGGCCTTCATCAATCCCGAGATCATCGAGCGTCATGGCGAGCAGGTGTGTGAGGAAGGCTGCCTGTCGGTGCCGGGTATCTACGAGAAAGTCACCCGCGCCGAGCGGGTCAAGGTGCGCGCGCTCAACGGCGAAGGCCAGCCCTTCGAACTCGAAGCCGAGGGGCTGTTGGCCGTATGCATCCAGCACGAGCTCGACCACCTCGACGGCAAGGTTTTCGTCGAATATCTGTCGCCCCTGAAACTGAGCCGTATCAAGACCAAGTTGGCCAAAAAGGCGCGTATCACCGCCTAA
- a CDS encoding LysM peptidoglycan-binding domain-containing protein, with the protein MIRIIFPLLLSAAALLSGSAAAQTPVEIADDAPDTYTVVRGDTLWDISGRFLKQPWRWPEVWRLNREQIRNPHLIYPGQVIFLDRSGPWLSIGRRLGTQDQKLYPQVYSEPATQPIPSIPLEVIQPFLIAPLVVDDQDIAHSATIVATQSDRVFAGHGDTVFAKDVAADQNNWEVYRKAEPLIDPFSKEVLAYQAVHLGSARVTEHGQPATLTLVRALEEIGEGDRMLPSALPTVFSYVPHAPEADLDARIIAIHRGVETTGAHHVVILGAGKREGLENGHVVALWRNRGNVKYEGETIALPQQRYGLAFVFRVFERVSYALVMNTDGPVTVGDSIRKP; encoded by the coding sequence ATGATCCGCATTATATTCCCTCTCCTTCTCAGTGCAGCGGCCCTGCTGAGCGGTAGCGCGGCGGCCCAGACGCCGGTGGAAATCGCCGATGACGCCCCTGACACCTACACCGTGGTTCGCGGCGATACCCTGTGGGATATTTCCGGACGCTTTCTCAAACAACCTTGGCGCTGGCCGGAAGTCTGGCGGCTTAACCGCGAGCAGATTCGCAACCCACATCTGATCTATCCCGGTCAGGTGATCTTTCTCGACCGCAGCGGTCCCTGGCTGAGCATTGGTCGCCGCCTCGGTACACAAGACCAAAAGCTCTATCCCCAGGTTTATTCCGAACCGGCCACCCAGCCCATTCCCAGCATTCCGCTGGAAGTGATCCAACCCTTTCTGATCGCGCCGCTGGTGGTCGATGACCAAGACATCGCCCATTCGGCCACCATCGTCGCCACCCAGAGCGACCGGGTTTTTGCCGGCCATGGTGACACGGTGTTTGCCAAGGATGTCGCCGCGGACCAGAACAATTGGGAGGTCTACCGCAAAGCTGAACCGCTGATCGACCCATTCAGCAAAGAAGTGCTCGCCTACCAAGCGGTCCATCTGGGCTCGGCGCGAGTCACCGAGCACGGTCAGCCCGCCACCCTGACGCTGGTGCGCGCGCTGGAGGAAATCGGCGAAGGCGACCGCATGCTGCCCAGCGCGCTGCCCACGGTATTTTCTTATGTGCCGCATGCGCCGGAAGCGGATCTCGACGCACGCATCATCGCCATCCACCGCGGGGTCGAGACCACCGGCGCGCACCATGTGGTGATCCTGGGTGCCGGCAAGCGGGAGGGCCTGGAAAACGGCCATGTGGTGGCTTTGTGGCGCAACCGCGGCAATGTCAAGTATGAAGGTGAAACCATCGCCCTGCCGCAGCAGCGTTACGGCCTGGCTTTCGTATTCCGGGTGTTCGAGCGCGTCTCCTATGCGCTGGTGATGAACACCGACGGTCCGGTCACCGTGGGCGACAGCATTCGCAAACCCTGA
- the dprA gene encoding DNA-processing protein DprA codes for MSTPQPELAAWLRLSLAPGVGPSAQRRLLAVFGLPEAVFAAGHRAVAAVVGSDVADSLLAAPDPAALETALAWTQQPGNHILTLADAVYPQSLLDTADPPILLYAKGDLTLLRRPALAVVGARSATAQGTDNARAFARALAEAGLAIVSGLALGIDAAAHQGALDAQGGATIAVIGTGADRIYPARNQALAHAIAERGLMLSEFPLGTPPRPHNFPRRNRLIAGLARGVLVVEAALGSGSLITARLAADSGREVFAIPGSIHSPLSRGCHRLIRDGAKLVETAADILEELQLDGSVMARPTEPSAVTAPAADDDPAAALLAHLGHDPVDLDTLAARSGLTVDALYAILLPMELDGRIARLPGGRFQRR; via the coding sequence GTGTCGACACCTCAGCCCGAACTGGCCGCCTGGCTGCGGCTGAGCTTGGCGCCGGGCGTTGGTCCCAGCGCCCAGCGCCGCCTGCTGGCCGTCTTCGGGCTGCCAGAGGCGGTGTTCGCCGCCGGGCATCGCGCCGTGGCAGCGGTGGTGGGCAGCGATGTGGCCGACTCCCTGCTGGCCGCGCCCGATCCGGCCGCTCTGGAGACCGCGCTGGCCTGGACTCAGCAGCCTGGCAACCATATTCTGACCCTGGCCGATGCCGTCTACCCGCAAAGTCTGCTCGATACCGCCGATCCGCCGATTCTGCTTTACGCCAAAGGCGATTTGACCTTGCTCCGCCGTCCGGCGCTCGCCGTGGTCGGCGCGCGCTCGGCCACCGCTCAAGGGACGGACAATGCACGCGCCTTTGCCCGTGCGCTCGCCGAGGCGGGCTTGGCCATCGTCAGCGGACTGGCCCTGGGGATCGACGCGGCCGCCCACCAAGGCGCACTAGACGCCCAAGGGGGTGCGACCATCGCGGTCATTGGCACCGGCGCCGACCGCATTTATCCTGCCCGCAACCAGGCGCTGGCGCATGCCATCGCCGAGCGCGGCTTGATGCTCAGCGAATTTCCGCTCGGCACCCCGCCCCGGCCGCACAATTTTCCGCGGCGCAACCGTCTGATCGCCGGACTCGCCCGTGGCGTGCTGGTAGTCGAAGCCGCACTGGGCAGTGGCTCGCTGATTACCGCGCGACTGGCCGCCGATAGCGGACGGGAAGTCTTCGCTATTCCCGGTTCCATCCACTCTCCCTTGTCCCGCGGCTGCCATCGGCTGATCCGCGACGGCGCCAAGCTGGTGGAGACGGCTGCCGACATTCTGGAAGAGCTGCAGTTGGACGGCTCCGTCATGGCTCGACCCACCGAGCCATCCGCCGTCACCGCGCCTGCCGCGGATGACGATCCTGCCGCTGCCTTGCTGGCCCACCTGGGCCACGACCCGGTCGATCTCGACACTCTGGCTGCGCGCAGCGGCTTGACGGTGGATGCGCTGTACGCCATCCTGCTGCCGATGGAATTGGACGGTCGTATTGCCCGCCTGCCCGGCGGCCGCTTTCAGCGCCGTTGA
- a CDS encoding DUF494 family protein — protein sequence MFDILVFLFESYVHAGACPASDQLARRLSDAGFEDEEINEALEWWSGLREMAQAASPQIAPKSDSVRIYADSEMAHLSAECRGFIAFLESAGVLDALSRELIIERAMALKQCTVNLHRLKVIVLMVLWQQDQPLDSLILDELLDGDDDQRLAMQ from the coding sequence GTGTTCGACATTTTGGTTTTTCTTTTCGAAAGCTACGTCCATGCCGGCGCGTGTCCAGCGTCCGATCAACTGGCCCGCCGGTTGTCCGACGCCGGTTTCGAAGATGAAGAAATCAACGAGGCGCTGGAATGGTGGTCCGGGCTGCGCGAAATGGCGCAAGCGGCTTCTCCGCAGATTGCTCCGAAAAGTGACTCGGTGCGCATCTACGCTGACAGCGAGATGGCCCACCTGAGCGCAGAATGCCGCGGTTTCATCGCTTTTTTGGAGAGCGCCGGGGTGCTGGATGCGCTGAGCCGGGAACTGATCATCGAGCGGGCCATGGCGTTGAAGCAGTGCACCGTCAATCTGCACCGGCTCAAGGTGATCGTGCTGATGGTTCTCTGGCAGCAAGATCAGCCCTTGGACAGCCTGATCCTGGATGAACTGCTCGATGGTGACGACGACCAGCGGCTGGCCATGCAGTAA
- a CDS encoding DNA topoisomerase III: MSKQLIIAEKPSVAADIARALGGFTKEKDYYESDHYVLSSAVGHLLELVVPDEYEVKRGKWTFAHLPVIPPRFALKPVEKTEDRLKLLTRLIKRKDVDGLINACDAGREGELIFNYIVQHAKCDKPVRRLWLQSMTPQAIRDGFAHLRAAEEVAGLRAAAICRAESDWLIGINGTRAMTAFNSKTGGFHLTTVGRVQTPTLAIVVEREERIRKFKPRDYWELEADFVCAAGRYKGRWFDEAFKKPEGDEHASAYRLWDPAQAEAIRAKCEGTPGTVSEEAKPSTQLSPLLFDLTSLQREANGRFGFSARVTLQLAQALYEKHKVLTYPRTDSRALPEDYLPTVKDVLRTLPDDYAPFANEIAAQGWVRPNKRIFNNAKISDHFAIIPTGVVPKSLSEAEQKIYDLVTRRFLAVFYPAAEYRITTRITRVAGEAFKTEGKVLVNPGWLAVYGKAAASADELDGGPQLVPIRAGEIVSTEKVQVKAQVTKPPARFTEATLLSAMEGAGKMVDDEELRAAMAERGLGTPATRAQIIEGLIAEQYLHREGRELVPTAKAFSLITLLKGLGVTALTSPELTGGWEYKLARMERGELSREEFMEEIAQMAREVVERAKRYESDTVPGDFATLQTPCPKCGGTVKENYKKFACQSCDWSTWKIIAGRQFEYDEIETLLRTGRVGPLTGFRNKMGRLFNAEIVLNEDKQPSFDFGQAKDEEAAEPVDFSAQQPLGPCPKCGSRVFEHGMAYVCENAVGPQKRCDFRSGKIILQQPIEREQMSKLLAEGRTDLLKGFVSARTRRKFSAFLVCGKDGKVGFEFESKAPKADATAPRSNPAAARKRTPKAG, encoded by the coding sequence ATGAGCAAGCAACTGATCATTGCGGAAAAACCCTCGGTGGCAGCGGACATTGCCCGCGCGCTGGGTGGTTTCACCAAGGAAAAGGACTACTACGAGTCCGACCATTACGTGCTCTCCTCGGCCGTGGGCCATCTGCTCGAATTGGTGGTACCGGACGAGTACGAGGTCAAGCGCGGCAAATGGACTTTTGCTCACCTACCGGTGATCCCCCCGCGTTTTGCGCTCAAACCGGTGGAAAAAACCGAAGATCGCCTCAAGCTGCTCACCCGGCTGATCAAGCGCAAGGATGTCGATGGCTTGATCAATGCTTGCGACGCCGGACGCGAGGGCGAACTGATCTTCAACTACATCGTGCAGCACGCCAAATGCGACAAGCCGGTGCGTCGGCTCTGGCTGCAATCGATGACGCCGCAGGCTATCCGTGACGGCTTTGCTCATCTGCGCGCCGCCGAAGAAGTGGCGGGTCTGCGCGCAGCGGCCATCTGCCGCGCGGAAAGCGACTGGTTGATCGGCATCAACGGCACCCGCGCGATGACTGCGTTCAACTCCAAGACCGGCGGCTTTCATCTGACCACCGTGGGTCGGGTACAGACGCCGACACTGGCCATCGTGGTCGAGCGCGAGGAGCGCATCCGTAAATTCAAGCCGCGCGACTACTGGGAGCTGGAAGCCGATTTCGTTTGCGCCGCCGGGCGCTACAAAGGACGCTGGTTCGACGAAGCGTTCAAAAAGCCCGAAGGCGACGAACACGCCAGCGCGTATCGCCTCTGGGACCCCGCCCAGGCCGAGGCGATCCGCGCCAAGTGCGAGGGCACACCCGGTACGGTGAGCGAAGAAGCCAAGCCTTCGACCCAGCTCTCACCACTGCTTTTCGATCTGACCAGCCTACAGCGCGAGGCCAACGGCCGTTTTGGGTTTTCGGCGCGGGTCACTTTGCAGTTGGCCCAGGCGCTCTACGAAAAACACAAGGTACTGACCTACCCGCGTACCGACTCGCGCGCGCTGCCCGAAGACTATCTGCCCACGGTCAAGGATGTGCTGCGTACGCTGCCGGACGATTATGCGCCGTTTGCCAACGAGATCGCCGCCCAGGGATGGGTGCGTCCCAACAAACGCATCTTCAACAACGCCAAAATCTCCGACCACTTTGCCATCATCCCCACTGGCGTAGTACCCAAGAGCCTGTCCGAAGCCGAACAAAAAATCTACGACCTGGTCACCCGCCGCTTCCTGGCGGTGTTCTATCCGGCCGCCGAATACCGTATCACCACCCGTATCACCCGGGTTGCCGGCGAAGCCTTTAAAACCGAGGGCAAGGTGTTGGTCAACCCCGGCTGGCTGGCGGTGTACGGCAAGGCAGCAGCCAGCGCAGACGAACTCGACGGCGGCCCGCAGTTGGTGCCGATCCGCGCGGGCGAAATCGTCTCGACCGAAAAGGTGCAGGTCAAGGCACAGGTTACCAAGCCGCCGGCGCGCTTTACCGAAGCGACCTTGCTGTCGGCCATGGAAGGCGCGGGCAAGATGGTCGACGACGAGGAGCTGCGCGCGGCAATGGCCGAACGTGGCCTGGGCACACCGGCCACCCGTGCGCAAATCATCGAAGGACTGATCGCCGAACAGTATCTGCACCGTGAAGGCCGCGAACTGGTGCCCACGGCCAAAGCCTTTTCGCTGATCACCCTGCTCAAAGGGCTGGGTGTGACCGCGTTGACTTCGCCGGAACTGACCGGCGGCTGGGAATACAAACTGGCGCGCATGGAGCGCGGCGAGTTGTCGCGCGAGGAATTCATGGAAGAAATCGCGCAGATGGCCCGCGAGGTGGTCGAACGCGCCAAGCGCTACGAATCCGATACCGTACCGGGCGACTTCGCCACGCTGCAGACCCCTTGCCCGAAATGCGGCGGCACGGTCAAGGAAAACTACAAAAAATTCGCCTGCCAATCCTGCGACTGGAGTACCTGGAAGATCATCGCGGGTCGGCAGTTCGAGTACGACGAAATCGAAACCCTGCTGCGTACCGGCCGTGTCGGTCCGTTGACCGGCTTTCGCAACAAAATGGGCCGCCTGTTCAACGCCGAGATCGTCCTTAACGAGGACAAGCAGCCCAGCTTCGATTTCGGTCAGGCCAAGGACGAAGAAGCGGCCGAGCCGGTGGATTTTTCCGCTCAGCAGCCACTGGGCCCCTGCCCCAAATGCGGCAGCCGGGTATTCGAACACGGCATGGCCTATGTCTGCGAAAACGCAGTCGGGCCGCAAAAGCGTTGCGACTTCCGTTCCGGCAAAATCATCCTGCAACAGCCGATCGAACGCGAGCAGATGTCCAAGCTGCTCGCCGAAGGACGTACCGATTTGCTCAAGGGGTTCGTCTCGGCGCGAACCCGTCGCAAGTTTTCGGCTTTTTTGGTGTGCGGCAAGGATGGCAAAGTCGGCTTCGAGTTCGAAAGCAAAGCCCCCAAAGCCGACGCCACTGCCCCGCGCAGCAACCCGGCCGCGGCCCGCAAGCGCACCCCCAAGGCGGGCTGA
- a CDS encoding Dps family protein codes for MDIDIGINKKDRAKIAEGLSRLLADSYTLYLTTHNFHWNVTGPMFNTLHLMFEAQYNELALAVDQIAERIRALGFPAPGTYKAFQKLSSLTEPEGVPSAEEMIRQLVLGQEAVIRTARSVAPLADKANDEPTLDLLTQRMQVHEKTAWMLRSLLES; via the coding sequence ATGGACATCGACATTGGCATCAACAAGAAAGATCGCGCAAAGATCGCCGAAGGTCTGTCGCGCCTGCTGGCCGACAGCTACACCTTGTACTTGACCACCCACAATTTCCACTGGAACGTGACCGGGCCGATGTTCAACACCCTGCACCTGATGTTCGAGGCGCAGTACAACGAGCTTGCGCTGGCGGTCGACCAGATCGCCGAACGTATCCGTGCGCTGGGTTTCCCCGCGCCAGGCACTTACAAGGCGTTCCAGAAGCTCAGCAGCCTGACCGAGCCGGAGGGGGTTCCGAGCGCCGAGGAAATGATTCGCCAACTAGTGCTTGGACAGGAAGCGGTGATCAGGACTGCGCGCAGCGTGGCGCCGCTGGCCGACAAGGCCAACGACGAACCGACGCTGGATCTGTTGACCCAGCGCATGCAGGTGCATGAGAAAACTGCGTGGATGCTGCGCAGCCTGCTGGAGTCCTGA
- a CDS encoding hydrogen peroxide-inducible genes activator, with protein sequence MTLTDLRYLVALARERHFGRAAEKCHVSQPTLSVAVKKVEEDLGVQLFERSATEVKITETGRRIVAQAEKVLMEAALIREIAAAGKDPLSGPLRLGVIFTIGPYLLPRLIPRVHRLAPRMPLIIQENYTARLAEALKRGELDLIVISLPFDEPGVVAQPLYDEPFRVLMPSAHPWTRLSEVKAEQLADDQLLLLGAGNCFRDQVLEVCPQCRNVGGLQRTLEGSSLETIRHMVATGLGVTVLPASAADDLEAQNNLIAVRPFVAPEPTRRVALAWRVTYPRSGAIDVLRTAILECGLPGVRPVGRVHPPTVG encoded by the coding sequence ATGACGCTCACCGATCTTCGCTATCTCGTCGCCTTGGCCCGCGAACGCCACTTTGGGCGGGCGGCTGAAAAATGCCATGTCAGCCAGCCGACCTTGTCGGTGGCGGTCAAGAAGGTCGAAGAAGACCTTGGTGTGCAGTTGTTCGAGCGCAGCGCCACCGAGGTCAAGATTACCGAAACCGGCCGCCGCATCGTTGCGCAGGCGGAAAAAGTGCTGATGGAAGCCGCCTTGATCCGTGAAATCGCCGCCGCCGGCAAGGATCCATTGTCCGGCCCGCTGCGTCTGGGCGTGATTTTTACCATCGGTCCCTATCTTCTGCCGCGGCTGATTCCGCGGGTGCATCGGCTCGCGCCACGCATGCCGCTGATCATCCAGGAAAATTACACCGCCCGTCTGGCCGAAGCGCTCAAGCGCGGCGAACTGGATCTGATCGTCATTTCGCTGCCTTTCGATGAGCCGGGTGTCGTAGCGCAGCCGCTCTATGACGAACCGTTCCGCGTGTTGATGCCCAGCGCCCATCCTTGGACCCGGCTCAGTGAAGTGAAGGCGGAACAACTGGCGGACGATCAGTTGTTGCTGCTGGGCGCGGGCAATTGTTTCCGCGACCAGGTGCTGGAAGTGTGCCCGCAGTGCCGCAATGTGGGCGGCCTGCAGCGTACGCTGGAGGGCAGTTCTCTGGAAACCATCCGCCACATGGTGGCGACCGGTCTGGGGGTGACCGTGCTACCCGCTTCGGCCGCCGACGACTTGGAGGCGCAAAACAACCTCATTGCAGTGCGGCCTTTTGTCGCCCCGGAGCCAACACGCCGGGTGGCACTGGCTTGGCGGGTCACCTACCCGCGCAGCGGGGCGATCGATGTGCTGCGTACCGCCATCCTGGAGTGCGGCCTGCCGGGCGTGCGTCCTGTCGGGCGGGTGCATCCGCCCACCGTAGGCTGA
- a CDS encoding HD domain-containing phosphohydrolase yields MFAHTFNRRAATRIGAVSLVLAILASLAGWLAAKESAKKATVALAIEESQRLLRHFDALHMDTETSRAQAATAALAAFAALLCGAAIYPVVVHLSRENERKAHEVLDSHIAMMEAQATRIFAVADVVDALCARRPYKAPMSFGQARAILERDSGHHVDPAVIAVFREIAPQLHTTVSQCDEEALRRQLTDAIRKHFDI; encoded by the coding sequence ATGTTCGCACACACCTTCAATCGTCGCGCCGCAACCCGCATCGGCGCCGTCAGCCTCGTGCTCGCCATCCTCGCCAGCCTTGCCGGCTGGTTAGCCGCAAAGGAAAGCGCCAAAAAAGCCACCGTCGCCCTAGCCATCGAGGAATCCCAACGCTTGTTGCGCCACTTCGATGCCCTGCACATGGACACCGAGACCAGCCGCGCACAAGCGGCCACCGCCGCTCTGGCAGCTTTCGCCGCGCTGCTGTGCGGCGCGGCCATCTATCCGGTGGTGGTGCATCTATCCAGAGAGAACGAGCGCAAGGCACATGAAGTGCTCGACTCCCACATTGCCATGATGGAAGCGCAGGCGACGCGTATCTTTGCGGTGGCCGACGTGGTCGATGCGCTGTGCGCGCGCCGCCCGTACAAGGCACCGATGAGTTTTGGCCAGGCCCGCGCCATTCTGGAGCGCGACAGCGGGCACCACGTCGATCCGGCGGTCATCGCCGTCTTTCGCGAAATTGCGCCTCAGCTCCACACCACCGTGTCGCAGTGTGACGAAGAAGCACTCCGCCGCCAGCTCACCGACGCTATCCGCAAACACTTCGACATCTGA
- a CDS encoding YcjF family protein: MNPEQTRALLTIALMAAFADGHQDAREREHVRRVAESLSREAEVDFIALYQDVLLRRVKLEEACAALDAPELRQLAFETAVGVCDADGHHSADETAFLERLAVLLGLDSGRAHALVDEADALADAPVKGALPPAPADLPAPPPAAGSAAAPAPDQAGLDRMILNAAILNGALELLPQSLASWAIIPLQTRLVYRIGKAHGYELDRGHITDFLATIGVGLTSQYVEQFGRKLIGGLLGKAMGKTGRAIGSAATSMAFSFASTWALGQVAKRYYGGGRKLDAASLKQLFAGLVDEARGLQARYQPQIEERARTLDLKQLTAELRG; this comes from the coding sequence ATGAACCCGGAACAAACCCGCGCCCTGCTGACCATTGCCTTGATGGCCGCATTTGCCGACGGCCACCAGGACGCTCGCGAGCGCGAGCATGTGCGTCGTGTTGCCGAATCACTCTCACGCGAGGCCGAGGTCGATTTCATAGCCCTTTACCAGGACGTGCTGCTGCGCCGGGTGAAGCTGGAAGAGGCCTGCGCGGCGCTGGATGCGCCTGAACTGCGCCAACTTGCGTTTGAAACCGCAGTGGGCGTGTGCGATGCCGACGGCCACCATAGCGCGGACGAGACCGCCTTTCTGGAGCGCCTTGCCGTCCTGCTCGGACTGGATTCAGGCCGGGCGCATGCGCTGGTCGACGAGGCCGACGCGCTAGCCGACGCGCCGGTCAAAGGCGCCCTGCCGCCGGCACCCGCCGATCTGCCGGCGCCGCCCCCGGCTGCCGGCAGTGCCGCCGCACCGGCCCCCGACCAGGCGGGCCTCGACCGCATGATACTCAACGCCGCCATCCTCAACGGCGCGCTGGAACTGCTGCCGCAGTCGCTTGCCTCCTGGGCGATCATTCCGCTGCAGACTCGGCTGGTGTATCGCATCGGCAAGGCTCACGGCTATGAGCTCGACCGCGGCCACATCACCGATTTTCTTGCCACCATCGGTGTCGGCCTGACTTCGCAATACGTCGAGCAGTTTGGCCGCAAACTCATCGGCGGCCTGCTCGGCAAGGCAATGGGCAAGACCGGGCGGGCAATCGGCAGTGCGGCCACCAGCATGGCCTTCTCTTTCGCCAGCACCTGGGCGCTGGGCCAGGTGGCCAAACGTTACTACGGCGGCGGGCGCAAACTGGATGCGGCCAGCCTCAAGCAGCTATTCGCCGGTCTGGTCGATGAGGCGCGCGGCCTGCAAGCGCGCTACCAGCCGCAGATCGAGGAGCGGGCGCGCACCCTGGACCTCAAGCAGCTCACCGCCGAACTGCGCGGCTAA
- a CDS encoding cytochrome b/b6 domain-containing protein: MSSNPTLQAVRVWDRFVRIVHWTLVSCVLTNYFVLDDGETVHQWLGYLAGALVAARIVWGFIGSEHARFANFMPTRSRLSAHLSRLRAGQYDRHLGHNPLGAVMMLALMVLILTVAASGFLQTTDALWGEEWVQDLHEALAGLLIGFAVIHGIAAIVMSRLEGVNLIGAMITGVQHIRTQSPLQNRQSEPRKSSVEQRSM, from the coding sequence ATGTCCTCCAACCCGACCTTACAGGCGGTCCGTGTGTGGGACCGGTTCGTCCGCATCGTCCACTGGACGCTGGTGAGCTGCGTGCTCACCAATTACTTTGTCCTCGATGACGGGGAAACCGTACACCAATGGCTGGGCTATCTTGCCGGTGCGCTGGTCGCGGCCCGCATCGTTTGGGGTTTCATCGGCAGCGAGCATGCCCGCTTCGCCAACTTCATGCCTACCCGGTCACGGTTATCGGCCCATCTGTCCCGGCTGCGCGCGGGCCAGTACGATCGACACCTGGGCCATAACCCGCTGGGCGCGGTCATGATGCTGGCACTCATGGTGTTGATCCTGACGGTGGCTGCCAGCGGGTTCCTGCAGACTACCGACGCTCTCTGGGGTGAGGAGTGGGTACAGGACCTGCACGAAGCGCTGGCCGGCCTGCTGATCGGTTTTGCCGTCATCCACGGCATCGCCGCCATCGTGATGAGCCGCTTGGAAGGTGTCAATCTCATCGGTGCGATGATCACCGGCGTCCAACATATCCGTACCCAGTCGCCTTTGCAGAACCGGCAATCCGAACCCCGAAAGAGCAGCGTCGAACAACGCAGCATGTGA
- a CDS encoding PepSY domain-containing protein: MNRIFAALSIAILSTSAFAGPSCNAPKERWMDQDKFKAGLEPQGYRIKTFKVSKGNCYEIYGFDKAGNKVEIYFDPQTGAELERK, from the coding sequence ATGAACCGTATTTTTGCCGCTTTGAGCATCGCCATACTCTCCACCTCCGCGTTCGCCGGCCCGAGCTGTAATGCACCGAAAGAGAGGTGGATGGATCAGGACAAATTCAAGGCCGGCCTCGAGCCCCAGGGTTACCGAATCAAGACCTTCAAAGTCTCCAAGGGTAACTGCTACGAGATCTACGGCTTCGACAAGGCCGGCAACAAGGTGGAAATCTACTTCGACCCGCAAACCGGCGCCGAACTCGAACGCAAGTAA